One window from the genome of Anaerococcus sp. Marseille-Q7828 encodes:
- the arcC gene encoding carbamate kinase, with protein sequence MSKKRLVIALGGNALGNTPEEQLELVTKTAESIVDLSEEYDLAIGHGNGPQVGMINNAFEYAALNGAGTPAMPFPECGAMSQGYIGYHLQQSVRNELKKRGINKNVATVLTQVLVDEKDEAFKNPTKPIGSFMTKEEADEIAKEKGYTFVEDSGRGYRRVVASPIPKEIVELDVVNSLIENDNIVITVGGGGIPVINKEDKLEGIPAVIDKDRSSALLAEELKADMLVILTAVDQVMINFGKENEEAIKEMTLEEAKKYIGEEQFAKGSMLPKVEACMEFVENTENGIALITSLEKAAEALKGQTGTIIKK encoded by the coding sequence ATGAGCAAAAAAAGATTAGTTATCGCTCTTGGGGGTAATGCTTTAGGCAATACCCCTGAAGAGCAATTAGAATTAGTAACAAAGACAGCTGAATCAATTGTAGATTTATCAGAAGAATATGATCTTGCAATAGGCCATGGTAATGGTCCACAAGTTGGCATGATTAACAATGCTTTCGAATATGCAGCATTAAATGGAGCTGGTACACCAGCTATGCCTTTCCCAGAATGTGGAGCTATGAGCCAAGGATATATTGGATATCATCTTCAACAATCAGTAAGAAACGAACTTAAAAAACGTGGCATCAACAAAAATGTTGCTACAGTATTAACTCAAGTACTAGTTGATGAAAAAGACGAAGCATTCAAAAATCCAACAAAACCAATCGGTTCATTCATGACTAAAGAAGAAGCTGACGAAATAGCTAAAGAAAAAGGATACACCTTTGTAGAAGATTCTGGTCGTGGATACAGAAGAGTTGTTGCAAGTCCTATTCCAAAGGAAATTGTAGAACTTGATGTTGTAAATAGCTTAATTGAAAATGACAATATCGTTATAACAGTTGGTGGTGGTGGAATTCCAGTAATCAATAAAGAAGACAAACTAGAAGGAATCCCAGCAGTAATCGACAAAGATAGATCTTCTGCCCTACTTGCTGAAGAATTAAAAGCTGATATGCTTGTAATCCTTACAGCAGTTGACCAAGTTATGATTAACTTTGGTAAAGAAAATGAAGAAGCTATCAAAGAAATGACCCTAGAAGAAGCTAAAAAATATATCGGTGAAGAACAATTCGCAAAAGGCTCAATGCTACCAAAAGTAGAAGCTTGTATGGAATTTGTTGAAAACACTGAAAATGGCATTGCTCT